A part of Acidimicrobiales bacterium genomic DNA contains:
- a CDS encoding nuclear transport factor 2 family protein: protein MTIETTTERALGDPVPPAADAYYRALDRSRFEEAVAAFADDVVYAAPAFGAGETSPRVETVGRDALLGWFRDRGPRAWAHDLQLCVVDGPTCLLEGVSHDTADGRVLASFAASLRLAPDGAIARYLAYATTPAVALTPADAAGGDADADAAPGDALDVLGRYFDALDGGRFEEAAACFSEDVVYSHPPYRHTGIDGDRRVQFDGRAELLANFEARGRQSFGHRLVADVQRGPHCMVEGLVEGLPGGRDGSFLSSFTLDGDGLIRRYVSFYCEPAVRAGR from the coding sequence ATGACCATCGAGACCACCACCGAGCGGGCGCTCGGCGACCCCGTGCCGCCGGCCGCCGACGCCTACTACCGGGCCCTCGACCGGTCCCGGTTCGAGGAGGCGGTCGCCGCCTTCGCCGACGACGTCGTCTACGCCGCGCCGGCCTTCGGCGCCGGCGAGACCTCGCCGCGGGTCGAGACCGTGGGCCGGGACGCCCTGCTCGGCTGGTTCAGGGACCGGGGGCCGAGGGCATGGGCCCACGACCTCCAGCTGTGCGTCGTCGACGGCCCGACCTGCCTGCTCGAGGGCGTCTCCCACGACACCGCCGACGGCCGGGTGCTGGCGTCGTTCGCGGCCAGCCTGCGGCTCGCCCCCGACGGCGCCATCGCCCGGTACCTGGCCTACGCGACCACGCCGGCCGTCGCCCTGACGCCGGCCGACGCAGCCGGCGGCGACGCCGACGCCGACGCCGCCCCGGGCGACGCCCTCGACGTGCTCGGGCGCTACTTCGACGCCCTCGACGGCGGCCGGTTCGAGGAGGCGGCGGCCTGCTTCAGCGAGGACGTCGTCTACTCCCACCCGCCCTACCGCCACACCGGCATCGACGGCGACCGGCGCGTGCAGTTCGACGGGCGCGCCGAGCTGCTCGCCAACTTCGAGGCCCGGGGCCGCCAGAGCTTCGGCCACCGCCTGGTCGCCGACGTCCAGCGGGGGCCCCACTGCATGGTCGAGGGGCTGGTGGAGGGCCTGCCCGGCGGGCGGGACGGCAGCTTCCTGTCGAGCTTCACCCTCGACGGCGACGGGCTGATCCGCCGCTACGTCAGCTTCTACTGCGAGCCGGCCGTCAGGGCAGGCCGGTGA
- a CDS encoding nuclear transport factor 2 family protein, whose translation MSGPADRGAVDDLVARYAHAVDRRDVAAIVDCFTEDAHLELNGGEAVADGRAAIEALFTAAFAGGITGPDGVSTHLLGDVLVELDGDRAGVEIQGVAWLASPERTTVVVRGLRYTDECVRDGGRWRIRHRVHRSLWQAEIPGGPLPGS comes from the coding sequence GTGAGCGGGCCCGCCGACCGGGGCGCCGTCGACGACCTCGTGGCCCGCTACGCCCACGCCGTCGACCGGCGGGACGTCGCCGCCATCGTCGACTGCTTCACCGAGGACGCGCACCTGGAGCTGAACGGGGGCGAGGCCGTCGCCGACGGGCGGGCGGCGATCGAGGCGCTGTTCACGGCGGCGTTCGCCGGGGGGATCACCGGCCCTGACGGCGTGTCGACCCACCTGCTGGGCGACGTGCTGGTCGAGCTGGACGGCGACCGGGCCGGCGTGGAGATCCAAGGGGTGGCCTGGCTGGCGTCGCCCGAGCGGACCACGGTCGTCGTCCGCGGCCTCCGCTACACCGACGAGTGCGTGCGCGACGGCGGCCGCTGGCGCATCCGCCACCGGGTCCACCGGTCGCTCTGGCAGGCCGAGATCCCCGGCGGACCGCTGCCTGGTTCGTGA
- a CDS encoding TIGR03619 family F420-dependent LLM class oxidoreductase, which translates to MTVGLSVYDIAAPDLLHLAGAADEAGFDALWLGEHLLLPVGYASEHPTSGADHEHITGPIVSPDTEVVDPLVALGAVAGATTRIRLATGIYILPLRHPIVTARAVATLQEASGGRFLLGIGAGWLVEEFTSLGVPFDERRSRLVESIEVMRAAWAGGPFEHHGRHFSFDRIQVSRRPVDVPVIMGGNTPKALERAVRLGDGWFSSGTPLFEDAVRLRDQVMALHDEVGSGGEFRCWFRVTSGDPELLARYRAEGIDDVVVWADQLWPAEGSPAEKREAFAAAAADLGFAAVAGPS; encoded by the coding sequence GTGACCGTCGGCCTCTCCGTCTACGACATCGCTGCGCCCGACCTGCTGCACCTGGCCGGCGCGGCCGACGAGGCCGGCTTCGACGCGCTCTGGCTCGGAGAGCACCTGCTCCTGCCGGTCGGCTACGCGAGCGAGCACCCGACGAGCGGCGCCGACCACGAGCACATCACCGGCCCGATCGTCAGCCCCGACACCGAGGTGGTCGACCCGCTCGTCGCCCTCGGCGCCGTCGCCGGGGCGACGACGAGGATCCGCCTCGCCACCGGCATCTACATCCTCCCGCTGCGCCACCCGATCGTGACCGCGAGGGCCGTCGCCACCCTCCAGGAGGCGTCGGGCGGGCGGTTCCTGCTCGGCATCGGCGCCGGCTGGCTGGTCGAGGAGTTCACCTCGCTCGGGGTGCCCTTCGACGAGCGTCGCAGCCGGCTGGTGGAGTCGATCGAGGTGATGCGGGCGGCGTGGGCCGGCGGCCCGTTCGAGCACCACGGCCGGCACTTCTCCTTCGACCGCATCCAGGTCAGCCGCCGGCCGGTCGACGTCCCGGTGATCATGGGCGGCAACACGCCGAAGGCCCTCGAGCGGGCCGTCCGCCTGGGCGACGGGTGGTTCAGCTCCGGCACCCCGCTGTTCGAGGACGCCGTGCGGCTCCGCGACCAGGTGATGGCCCTGCACGACGAGGTCGGGTCCGGGGGCGAGTTCCGGTGCTGGTTCCGGGTGACGAGCGGCGACCCAGAGCTGCTCGCCCGCTACCGGGCCGAGGGCATCGACGACGTCGTCGTGTGGGCCGACCAGCTGTGGCCGGCCGAGGGGTCGCCGGCCGAGAAGCGCGAGGCGTTTGCGGCGGCCGCCGCCGACCTGGGCTTCGCCGCCGTCGCCGGTCCGTCGTGA
- a CDS encoding alpha/beta hydrolase, with product MPPTGGEGYDELALVRDLATELGVDPGRRTVERVEWRDGGRRVSGLRWGPGEPRLVLLHGGSLNAHSWDAMLLMTDLPAVALDLPGHGRSSWFDEPLYLPADVAGAVAPAVAALAPGARAVAGHSLGGLAALAMAAHRPELVPRLVLVDATPGSTPDRSQDILDFVSAAEFDSFEAFVDHAAAHRPGGDRGRLRRSLRHNARRRDDGTWTWRHDGRDHPTRDRWEVVFEELPKGWAHAEAVRCPALLLRGERSPIVTDGDVERYRRAIPHLRVEVIAGAGHNIHGDRPGALGAAIAGFLEAAA from the coding sequence ATGCCGCCGACCGGGGGGGAGGGGTACGACGAGCTCGCGCTCGTGCGCGACCTCGCGACCGAGCTCGGCGTCGACCCGGGCCGGAGGACCGTCGAGCGGGTCGAGTGGCGCGACGGTGGCCGCCGGGTCAGCGGGCTGCGCTGGGGGCCGGGCGAGCCCCGCCTGGTGCTGCTGCACGGCGGCAGCCTCAACGCCCACAGCTGGGACGCCATGCTGCTCATGACCGACCTCCCCGCCGTGGCCCTCGACCTGCCCGGCCACGGCCGGTCCTCCTGGTTCGACGAGCCCCTCTACCTGCCGGCCGACGTCGCCGGCGCCGTCGCCCCCGCGGTCGCCGCGCTGGCCCCCGGCGCCCGAGCCGTCGCCGGGCACTCGCTCGGCGGCCTGGCCGCGCTGGCGATGGCCGCCCACCGGCCCGAGCTCGTGCCCCGCCTCGTGCTGGTCGACGCCACGCCGGGGTCGACCCCGGACCGCAGCCAGGACATCCTGGACTTCGTCTCGGCGGCGGAGTTCGACTCGTTCGAGGCGTTCGTCGACCACGCCGCCGCCCACCGGCCCGGTGGCGACCGGGGCCGCCTCCGGCGCAGCCTCCGCCACAACGCCCGCCGCCGCGACGACGGGACCTGGACGTGGCGCCACGACGGCCGCGACCACCCGACGAGGGACCGCTGGGAGGTCGTGTTCGAGGAGCTGCCCAAGGGCTGGGCCCACGCCGAGGCCGTGCGCTGCCCGGCCCTGCTCCTGCGGGGCGAGCGGTCGCCGATCGTCACCGACGGCGACGTCGAGCGCTACCGGCGGGCCATCCCGCACCTGCGGGTCGAGGTGATCGCCGGCGCCGGCCACAACATCCACGGCGACCGGCCGGGCGCGCTCGGCGCCGCCATCGCCGGGTTCCTGGAGGCGGCCGCGTGA
- a CDS encoding extracellular solute-binding protein — MKSRRGTLFLLLLLVMALVAAACGGDDDDDGGETGSATSAAEDGGTEGDDAASEDPAYADLVAAAQEEGGVTIYSSQGLDALNAFGEAFEERYDVPVEVVRGIDTELSSRVETELETGGGPDLYVSASQPWVEAHTDAFAEPTSPQLTGAGDYDAGTYVHDGNFFEVGAALLTMAWNTSEVDDLTAYEDLLDPQFAGGKLGVIEPAAPSIVDFYLWMEETFGEEYVEQLAAQEPRIYPSALPIGEALISGEIFASPYAAPVQLVPAQESGAPVDFAIDERGAWGARYFGMIMNDAEHPNAAQLLADFMVTAEGQQLVVGVASSVLPDVPGALLTNEEVRQQDLDALTPEAVAAYQEKWNSLFR, encoded by the coding sequence GTGAAGTCGCGACGCGGGACCTTGTTCCTGCTGCTGTTGCTGGTGATGGCACTCGTCGCCGCCGCGTGCGGTGGTGACGACGACGACGACGGCGGGGAGACGGGGTCGGCGACGTCCGCGGCGGAGGACGGCGGGACGGAGGGCGACGACGCGGCGAGCGAGGACCCGGCCTACGCCGACCTGGTCGCCGCCGCCCAGGAGGAGGGCGGGGTCACCATCTACTCGAGCCAGGGCCTCGACGCCCTGAACGCCTTCGGCGAGGCCTTCGAGGAGCGGTACGACGTGCCCGTCGAGGTCGTCCGCGGCATCGACACCGAGCTGTCGTCCCGGGTGGAGACCGAGCTCGAGACGGGCGGCGGCCCCGACCTGTACGTGAGCGCCAGCCAGCCGTGGGTCGAGGCGCACACCGATGCGTTCGCCGAGCCGACGAGCCCGCAGCTCACCGGCGCCGGCGACTACGACGCCGGCACCTACGTGCACGACGGCAACTTCTTCGAGGTCGGCGCCGCCCTGCTCACGATGGCGTGGAACACGAGCGAGGTCGACGACCTGACGGCCTACGAGGACCTCCTCGACCCGCAGTTCGCCGGCGGCAAGCTGGGCGTGATCGAGCCGGCCGCCCCGTCGATCGTCGACTTCTACCTGTGGATGGAGGAGACGTTCGGCGAGGAGTACGTCGAGCAGCTCGCCGCCCAGGAGCCGCGCATCTACCCGAGCGCCCTGCCCATCGGCGAGGCGCTGATCTCGGGCGAGATCTTCGCCTCGCCGTACGCGGCGCCGGTGCAGCTGGTCCCGGCGCAGGAGTCCGGTGCGCCGGTCGACTTCGCCATCGACGAGCGGGGCGCCTGGGGCGCCCGCTACTTCGGGATGATCATGAACGACGCCGAGCACCCGAACGCCGCCCAGCTGCTGGCCGACTTCATGGTCACCGCCGAGGGCCAGCAGCTCGTGGTGGGGGTCGCCTCCTCGGTCCTCCCCGACGTGCCCGGCGCGCTCCTCACCAACGAGGAGGTCCGGCAGCAGGACCTCGACGCCCTCACCCCCGAGGCCGTCGCCGCTTACCAGGAGAAGTGGAACTCCCTGTTCCGGTAG
- a CDS encoding SDR family NAD(P)-dependent oxidoreductase, whose amino-acid sequence MLAGQWAVVTGGSKGIGRGIAERLWAAGASVAVVARDRAAIDETVDHLRSTGGDGQEVFGTTADVADRGSISALFDELRAGLPHLNVFVANAGTGHVTPFLDVTAEEWDGVVALNLNGTMFACQQAARMMRDAPAANQSIVVVSSVRALGARAGRLVYAATKAAVNQAVRVAALELAPHGIRVNALSPGITETPLTARNPETFAEAAATVPLGRAGQPEDLAEGAYFLAGPQSAFVTGHNLVVDGGESLVS is encoded by the coding sequence GTGCTCGCCGGGCAGTGGGCGGTCGTGACCGGGGGGAGCAAGGGGATCGGCCGGGGGATCGCCGAGCGGCTGTGGGCGGCGGGCGCGAGCGTCGCCGTCGTCGCCCGGGACCGGGCGGCCATCGACGAGACCGTCGACCACCTCCGGTCGACCGGCGGCGACGGGCAGGAGGTGTTCGGCACGACCGCCGACGTGGCCGACCGGGGGTCGATCTCGGCCCTGTTCGACGAGCTGCGGGCCGGGCTGCCCCACCTCAACGTGTTCGTCGCCAACGCCGGCACCGGCCACGTGACCCCGTTCCTCGACGTGACCGCCGAGGAGTGGGACGGCGTCGTCGCCCTCAACCTCAACGGCACGATGTTCGCCTGCCAGCAGGCGGCCAGGATGATGCGGGACGCACCGGCGGCCAACCAGTCGATCGTCGTCGTCTCGTCCGTTCGCGCCCTCGGGGCGAGGGCCGGCCGGCTCGTGTACGCGGCGACCAAGGCGGCCGTGAACCAGGCCGTGCGGGTGGCCGCGCTCGAGCTGGCGCCTCACGGGATCAGGGTCAACGCCCTCTCGCCCGGCATCACCGAGACGCCGCTCACGGCCCGCAACCCCGAGACGTTCGCCGAGGCGGCGGCGACCGTGCCGCTCGGGCGGGCCGGGCAGCCGGAGGACCTGGCCGAGGGCGCCTACTTCCTGGCCGGGCCGCAGTCGGCGTTCGTCACCGGGCACAACCTCGTGGTCGACGGCGGGGAGTCGCTCGTCTCCTGA
- a CDS encoding SDR family NAD(P)-dependent oxidoreductase: MRDLRGRTAVVTGGASGIGLAIGERFAAEGMNVVLADVRADALDAAVAGLRAAGRAAVGVPTDVARPADLRALADAAVDAFGAVHLLAANAGVVVGGRVEELTDDEWRWVVDVDLWGVVNAVRVFLPLLERQGEGHLLATSSTSGLVAPPYIAPYSVAKAGVVALMEAVRRELDERSSPVGASVLCPGPVRTDLVGRSAGAARTDAGRAFARSSGALLAETGIDPAGVAGMVVDAVRANRFWVLTHPEWADVLRRRVEAMATTGDLASRPGT; this comes from the coding sequence GTGAGGGACCTCCGCGGGCGGACGGCCGTGGTGACGGGCGGGGCGAGCGGGATCGGGCTGGCGATTGGCGAGCGCTTCGCCGCCGAGGGGATGAACGTGGTCCTCGCCGACGTGCGGGCCGACGCCCTCGACGCCGCCGTCGCCGGGCTGCGGGCGGCCGGGCGCGCGGCCGTCGGCGTGCCCACCGACGTGGCCCGCCCGGCCGACCTGCGGGCCCTGGCCGACGCCGCGGTCGACGCCTTCGGGGCCGTCCACCTGCTCGCCGCCAACGCCGGCGTCGTCGTCGGCGGGCGGGTAGAGGAGCTGACCGACGACGAGTGGCGGTGGGTGGTCGACGTCGACCTGTGGGGCGTGGTGAACGCCGTCCGCGTGTTCCTGCCGCTGCTCGAGCGGCAGGGCGAGGGCCACCTGCTCGCCACCTCGTCCACGTCGGGGCTCGTGGCCCCGCCGTACATCGCGCCCTACTCGGTGGCCAAGGCCGGCGTCGTGGCGCTGATGGAGGCCGTCCGGCGGGAGCTGGACGAGCGGTCGTCGCCCGTCGGTGCCTCCGTGCTGTGCCCCGGTCCCGTCCGCACCGACCTGGTCGGCCGGAGCGCGGGCGCGGCCCGCACGGACGCCGGCCGGGCCTTCGCCCGGTCGTCGGGAGCGCTCCTGGCCGAGACCGGGATCGACCCGGCCGGCGTGGCCGGGATGGTCGTGGACGCCGTTCGGGCCAACCGCTTCTGGGTGCTCACGCACCCCGAGTGGGCCGATGTGCTGCGCCGCCGGGTGGAGGCAATGGCGACGACCGGCGACCTCGCGTCGCGGCCGGGAACCTGA
- a CDS encoding SDR family NAD(P)-dependent oxidoreductase, which produces MTGAGSGIGRATVARLAADGAVVAAVDVRRDAAEEAVADVVAGGGTATALGADVGDEAAMAAAVAEAVASMGGLDTVVACAGITFAGATDELTLDAWETMLRVNLTGVFLTLKPALPHLVAAGGGAVVTIGSTASLVAAGRTSAYDASKGGVLQLTRAVAVEYVDRGVRANCVCPGVVRTGLARNSEALTDLRADPALGPAPAARVRVPMERAADPAEVASVVAFLCSDDASFLTGAAVPVDGGYTAV; this is translated from the coding sequence GTGACCGGGGCCGGCAGCGGCATCGGCCGGGCCACCGTCGCCCGCCTGGCCGCCGACGGCGCCGTGGTGGCGGCCGTCGACGTTCGCCGGGACGCGGCCGAGGAGGCCGTCGCCGACGTGGTCGCCGGCGGGGGGACGGCGACGGCGCTGGGCGCCGACGTCGGCGACGAGGCGGCGATGGCGGCGGCGGTGGCCGAGGCGGTGGCGTCGATGGGCGGGCTCGACACGGTCGTCGCCTGCGCCGGGATCACGTTCGCCGGCGCCACCGACGAGCTGACCCTCGACGCGTGGGAGACGATGCTGCGCGTCAACCTCACGGGCGTCTTCCTCACGCTGAAGCCCGCGCTCCCCCACCTGGTGGCCGCGGGCGGCGGGGCGGTGGTGACGATCGGCTCGACGGCCTCGCTCGTCGCCGCCGGCCGCACCAGCGCCTACGACGCGTCGAAGGGGGGCGTCCTCCAGCTGACGCGGGCGGTCGCCGTCGAGTACGTCGACCGGGGGGTCCGGGCCAACTGCGTCTGCCCTGGCGTCGTGCGCACCGGGCTGGCCAGGAACAGCGAGGCGCTCACCGACCTCCGCGCCGACCCCGCGCTCGGCCCCGCCCCCGCGGCGCGCGTCCGCGTGCCGATGGAGCGGGCCGCCGACCCGGCGGAGGTGGCGTCGGTCGTCGCGTTCCTGTGCTCGGACGACGCCTCGTTCCTCACCGGCGCCGCCGTCCCCGTCGACGGCGGCTACACGGCCGTCTGA
- a CDS encoding carboxymuconolactone decarboxylase family protein has product MARIPPLHPDAFAPALREAVGPDGLAHPEHLGSLRVWAHRPELATALVAFRAAVADASVLPARLVELVRLRVAFHNQCRSCMAVRSAEAIGDGLSEDLVCELVAPEEAADLTAAERAALAYADAVATDHLGIGDELFDRLREHFADGEIVELGLHVAVFVGLGRVAMSWDLIDDLPPALRRDGAVGPWDAEGTVRPH; this is encoded by the coding sequence ATGGCCAGGATCCCGCCGCTGCACCCTGACGCGTTCGCCCCGGCGCTCAGGGAGGCGGTCGGCCCCGACGGGCTCGCCCACCCCGAGCACCTCGGCTCCCTGCGCGTGTGGGCCCACCGGCCGGAGCTGGCGACCGCGCTGGTGGCGTTCCGGGCCGCGGTGGCCGACGCGTCGGTGCTGCCGGCCCGCCTGGTCGAGCTCGTCCGGCTGCGGGTGGCGTTCCACAACCAGTGCCGCAGCTGCATGGCCGTGCGCAGCGCCGAGGCGATCGGCGACGGCCTGTCGGAGGACCTCGTCTGCGAGCTCGTCGCGCCCGAGGAGGCGGCCGACCTGACCGCCGCCGAGCGGGCCGCCCTCGCCTACGCCGACGCCGTCGCCACCGACCACCTCGGCATCGGCGACGAGCTGTTCGACCGGCTGCGCGAGCACTTCGCCGACGGCGAGATCGTCGAGCTGGGCCTGCACGTCGCCGTGTTCGTCGGCCTCGGCCGGGTGGCCATGTCGTGGGACCTGATCGACGACCTCCCGCCGGCCCTGCGGCGCGACGGCGCCGTCGGCCCGTGGGACGCCGAGGGGACGGTCCGCCCCCACTGA
- a CDS encoding GntR family transcriptional regulator, whose translation MTAPRRSTGGAGERRTLKTAERIALEIVQAIVARGLGTGDRLPLESAMLEQYSVSRATLREALRLLEVQGLIHLKRGPGGGPVVGAVEPAHLARMAALYFRLDAATYGDLLATQALLEPMCAALAATHPERAEAMAPFVVDHGPGDEVGYRRSTTGFHAAVYRLAANPVITLLTQAITHMVTSHVVATMDPVELRPSILRDHVALARAIAAGHTERARRGMAAHFGAQHAYYRERWPERLGEVIEWR comes from the coding sequence GTGACCGCGCCGCGGCGCAGCACCGGGGGAGCCGGCGAGCGCCGCACGTTGAAGACCGCCGAGCGGATCGCGCTCGAGATCGTCCAGGCCATCGTGGCGAGGGGCCTCGGCACCGGCGACCGCCTGCCGCTCGAGAGCGCCATGCTCGAGCAGTACTCGGTCAGCCGGGCGACGCTCAGGGAGGCGCTGCGCCTGCTCGAGGTGCAGGGGCTGATCCACCTGAAGCGGGGGCCGGGCGGCGGGCCCGTGGTCGGCGCCGTGGAGCCGGCCCACCTCGCCCGCATGGCCGCGCTGTACTTCCGCCTCGACGCCGCCACCTACGGGGACCTGCTCGCCACCCAGGCCCTGCTCGAGCCGATGTGCGCGGCGCTGGCCGCCACCCACCCCGAGCGGGCCGAGGCGATGGCGCCGTTCGTGGTCGACCACGGGCCGGGCGACGAGGTCGGCTACCGGCGCTCGACCACCGGGTTCCACGCCGCCGTCTACCGCCTGGCCGCCAACCCCGTGATCACCCTGCTGACCCAGGCCATCACCCACATGGTGACGAGCCACGTGGTGGCCACGATGGACCCGGTCGAGCTGCGGCCGTCGATCCTGCGGGACCACGTCGCCCTGGCCAGGGCCATCGCCGCCGGGCACACCGAGCGGGCCCGCAGGGGCATGGCCGCCCACTTCGGGGCCCAGCACGCCTACTACCGCGAGCGGTGGCCCGAGCGGCTGGGCGAGGTCATCGAGTGGCGGTAG
- a CDS encoding MFS transporter: protein MGPVDNGRLRRSILLMTISAVAAPRVGAMTASLGFAGAVTSLLHTLSMPLLPALPRLLGTSITATSWVATVTLVAGGVSTPIVGRMGDLYGKRRMALACLWVALAGSVCSALAPSLPMLLVGRLLQGLALGVIPLSLGILRDTLDAERLQRQVAVLSVFMLGLGTGFGPLLVAGLLDAAGWHAVFWGAAALSAAALVLVARFVEPSPLRAPARFDVVGAVGLSATLVLLLVGITRGGEWGWTSPAIVGLLGGAAVLGWSWVRWEVGRDAPLVDLATARRRPVLIAHGAGVMVGFATFAQYLAAFSLVALPAATGYGFGGSPFVAGLTQVPAAAVGLFAAPVAERVLAAGGPRRLLTVGSVTVATGFAAGVVWHAALWEIAVSAALVYFGVGLAYCALPLLVMSNVPMADTAAANAVNNLSRVFGSVIAAAVASAILAAAVHGVAGGRHPAHWAYVAIYLLGAAAAGATAALARALPAGATATR from the coding sequence ATGGGGCCAGTAGACAACGGCCGCCTCCGCCGGTCAATATTGCTCATGACAATTAGCGCCGTGGCGGCGCCCCGCGTCGGCGCCATGACGGCGTCGCTGGGCTTCGCCGGCGCGGTCACGTCGCTGCTCCACACCCTGTCGATGCCGCTGCTCCCGGCGCTCCCGCGGCTCCTCGGCACGAGCATCACGGCCACCTCCTGGGTGGCGACGGTGACCCTGGTGGCCGGAGGGGTTTCGACGCCGATCGTCGGCCGCATGGGCGACCTGTACGGCAAGCGGCGGATGGCGCTCGCCTGCCTGTGGGTGGCGCTGGCCGGGTCGGTGTGCTCCGCGCTGGCGCCGTCGCTGCCGATGCTGCTCGTGGGCCGCCTCCTCCAGGGCCTGGCCCTGGGCGTGATCCCGCTGTCGCTCGGCATCCTCCGCGACACCCTCGACGCCGAGCGCCTCCAGCGCCAGGTCGCCGTCCTCAGCGTGTTCATGCTCGGGCTCGGGACCGGGTTCGGCCCGCTCCTCGTGGCCGGGTTGCTCGACGCGGCCGGGTGGCACGCGGTGTTCTGGGGGGCCGCCGCGCTGAGCGCCGCCGCGCTGGTGCTCGTCGCCCGCTTCGTCGAGCCGTCGCCGCTGCGGGCGCCGGCGAGGTTCGACGTCGTCGGGGCGGTCGGGCTGTCGGCCACGCTCGTGCTGCTGCTGGTCGGCATCACGAGGGGCGGCGAGTGGGGGTGGACGTCGCCGGCCATCGTCGGCCTGCTGGGCGGGGCGGCCGTCCTCGGGTGGTCGTGGGTGCGCTGGGAGGTGGGCCGGGACGCGCCGCTCGTCGACCTGGCGACGGCCAGGCGCCGGCCGGTGCTGATCGCCCACGGCGCCGGCGTGATGGTCGGCTTCGCCACCTTCGCCCAGTACCTCGCCGCCTTCAGCCTCGTCGCCCTGCCGGCGGCCACCGGGTACGGCTTCGGCGGGTCGCCGTTCGTCGCCGGGCTCACCCAGGTGCCGGCCGCCGCCGTCGGCCTGTTCGCCGCGCCCGTGGCCGAGCGGGTCCTCGCCGCCGGCGGGCCGCGCCGGCTGCTGACCGTCGGCAGCGTCACCGTCGCCACCGGGTTCGCCGCGGGCGTCGTCTGGCACGCCGCCCTCTGGGAGATCGCGGTCAGCGCCGCGCTCGTCTACTTCGGGGTGGGGCTGGCCTACTGCGCGCTGCCGTTGCTGGTGATGTCGAACGTGCCGATGGCCGACACGGCGGCGGCCAACGCCGTGAACAACCTGAGCCGGGTGTTCGGCTCGGTGATCGCCGCCGCGGTGGCGAGCGCCATCCTGGCGGCGGCCGTGCACGGCGTGGCCGGCGGGCGCCACCCCGCCCACTGGGCCTACGTCGCCATCTACCTGCTGGGCGCGGCGGCGGCCGGGGCGACGGCCGCGCTGGCCAGGGCGCTGCCGGCCGGCGCTACCGCCACTCGATGA
- a CDS encoding SDR family oxidoreductase: MGRFDGRVAVVVAVGNAVGRACADRLAAEGAAVFEVDEGTADVAGEADMAAAAARCGADHAAVDVLVNAHLALDWASVEASSVERWAEVLRVNVLGPVVCTRAFLPLLRRSPAAAVVHVGSVDGLLGNPRVPSYSAAKGALVPLTHVMGHELAADGIRVNCVARAAVAGPVAGSPPGQRDAVVAATPLGRAARPGEVAAAVAFLASADASYVTGTVLVVDGGRTGLTPGTTGPTG; this comes from the coding sequence ATGGGCCGCTTCGACGGCAGGGTTGCGGTGGTGGTGGCCGTGGGCAACGCCGTCGGCCGGGCCTGCGCCGACCGGCTGGCGGCCGAGGGCGCGGCGGTGTTCGAGGTGGACGAGGGTACGGCCGACGTGGCCGGCGAGGCGGACATGGCCGCGGCCGCGGCCCGGTGCGGCGCGGACCACGCCGCCGTCGACGTGCTCGTCAACGCCCACCTCGCCCTCGACTGGGCGTCGGTCGAGGCGTCGTCGGTCGAGCGGTGGGCCGAGGTGCTGCGGGTGAACGTGCTCGGGCCGGTCGTGTGCACGCGGGCGTTCCTGCCGCTCCTGCGGCGGTCCCCGGCGGCCGCCGTCGTGCACGTCGGCTCGGTGGACGGCCTGCTCGGCAACCCGCGGGTGCCGTCGTACTCGGCGGCGAAGGGCGCGCTGGTCCCGCTCACCCACGTGATGGGCCACGAGCTGGCGGCCGACGGCATCCGGGTCAACTGCGTGGCGAGGGCGGCGGTGGCCGGGCCGGTCGCCGGCTCGCCCCCCGGCCAGCGCGACGCCGTGGTGGCCGCCACCCCGCTCGGCCGGGCGGCCCGGCCCGGCGAGGTGGCGGCGGCCGTCGCCTTCCTGGCCTCGGCCGACGCGTCGTACGTGACCGGCACCGTGCTCGTGGTCGACGGCGGCCGCACGGGGCTCACCCCCGGCACGACCGGCCCGACCGGCTGA